The following are from one region of the Peromyscus leucopus breed LL Stock chromosome 18, UCI_PerLeu_2.1, whole genome shotgun sequence genome:
- the LOC114704775 gene encoding retinol dehydrogenase 16-like, whose protein sequence is MVQEKELGVPHPDQFYMSPSRQQEETIAILCDSLFFLLSPGLWGLVNNAGIFITSSPNEWLNKQDFARILDVNLLGMIEVTLSMLPLVRKARGRVVNVSSVMGRLSLFGGGYCISKYGVEAFSDSLRRELSYFGVKVAIIEPGVFKTDITNRDRLSSNMKMAWDQASSEVKEIYGEKFLASKLPNVKSLGQKCNEDLSLVTDCMEHALTSCHPRTRYSAGWDAKLFYLPVSYLPTFLVDAMVYWISVKPDKAL, encoded by the exons atggtgcaggagaaggagctgggagttccaCATCCAGATCAGTTCTACATGTCTCcttccagacagcaggaaga AACTATAGCTATTTTATGTGACTCTCtcttcttcctactttctccaGGACTCTGGGGCCTGGTCAACAACGCGGGCATCTTCATCACCTCAAGTCCCAATGAGTGGCTGAACAAGCAGGACTTTGCAAGGATACTGGATGTGAACCTGTTGGGCATGATCGAGGTGACCCTGAGCATGCTGCCTTTAGTGAGGAAGGCAAGGGGCCGTGTGGTCAACGTCTCCAGCGTTATGGGCCGACTGTCTCTCTTTGGTGGTGGTTATTGCATCTCCAAGTATGGTGTAGAGGCCTTCTCAGACTCTCTCAG GAGGGAGCTCTCCTATTTTGGGGTGAAGGTGGCTATTATAGAGCCTGGTGTCTTCAAGACTGATATAACCAATCGTGACAGGTTATCATCAAATATGAAGATGGCGTGGGACCAGGCCAGCTCAGAGGTCAAAGAGATCTATGGCGAGAAGTTTCTGGCCTCAA AACTGCCAAATGTAAAGTCATTGGGCCAAAAGTGCAATGAGGACCTCTCCTTGGTGACGGACTGCATGGAGCACGCGCTGACTTCCTGTCACCCTCGCACTCGATACTCAGCTGGTTGGGATGCCAAGCTCTTCTACCTCCCCGTGAGCTACCTGCCCACCTTTCTTGTGGATGCCATGGTCTACTGGATCTCCGTCAAGCCTGACAAAGCTCTGTGA